Within the Syntrophorhabdales bacterium genome, the region GGTCATCCACGTGGAGAAACTCACGGTATGGCTCGCCACTACCCCAGAGCACGACATATTCCCGTGTGACGCCCACTGATGCAAGCGCTGACACGATGGAATCGTCATCGTCGAGCTTTATCATCTCATCGAGGCCGAACCCGAGGGCACGCTGCTTGAGGTCCGCGCGTAGCCCCTCCAAATCTCCGGCATCCAGCAGCTTCGCCAGGTGAAATTTCCTGATGAGGGCAGGCAATACGTGGGCTGTTTCCAGATTAAAGTTGTCGTGAGGTCCGTAGAGATTGGTGGGCATCACTGACAAAAAGTTGGTTCCGTACTGTTCGTTGTAATACCGGCAGAGCTTAATGGCTGCGATTTTCGCTATGGCGTAAGCTTCGTTGGTAGGCTCAAGGACGCTGGTGAGGAGGTATTCCTCTTTCATCGGCTGGAGGGCGAACTTTGGATAGATACATGAAGAGCCCAGGTTAAGTAGCTTTATTGCTCCAGACCTGTACGCCGCGTTGATCACGTTAGTCGCGATCATGATGTTGTCGTAAATAAATTGCGCAGGGTAGGTCTCATTAGCAAGGATACCCCCCACCCTTGCAGCGGCCAGATAGATGTGTCGAGGGCGCGCCGATTCAAAGAACTGTTCGGTCTCGCTTTGTTGTGTCAGGTCAAGAGGAAAAAAGGTGACCGACGTTGGAAGCCCGGGGGCTGCCCTCCTGCTGTGGTAGTTACTGACGATACTGGTGTATCCCTCAGCGACGAGCCTTCGGATGATAGCAGACCCCACCATGCCTGTTCCGCCGGCAACAAATACGGACTCATCTTTTCTGGTCATTCCCTAGCGACCCTTTGCAGGCTCTTGTCAGGGCGCAGAAGTGGATGCATTTCTTCCCCTTCTTCTGCGTTCCGATTCCTTTGAGTATCTGTTCGCGGGTGTTCGCCTTGATTTCTCAGGTTGCGATTACACCGCCCCTGCTTTTTTATAAACCAATGAACCGATGATTCGTATAGGTGAGCGCTGAAGACGCTCGTGTTCTATCTATTTTCTGAATTTTTATAAGCTACCGCCCTTGAAGATTGGCTTGCCCGCAGGACTCTCGGTTCAAAGCCCACCCAGAGTACATTTTATAGGAAAAGCCACGCCTCTTCAACCGCGCTCCTCTAGAGACCTGTTTTATCGGGCAACCAGCGCATGCAGCACATCTGAGTGCATCAGGCTTTGCCGCGCACAAGCGACTCCCTTTACCGAATCTTTGTGAGAGGACGGTAATCGGCGCAGGTTCTTTTTGAATGTCCAGGCTGATTAGTCTGGAGCCTGAAGAGGCGGGGTTCTTATTCACCTGTTTTTGCCGCAGCAACACTGGTGCCCCGATAGAGTTGGGTGTAGTAGTATGCGGCTACGAGGCACACATAAAAGGTGAGGACCGACGAAAGGGCAAACCCTATAAGGAAGGGAATGCGGTGCAGCTTATAGGTGACATAAAGGCAGGCTGCGGTGATGACAAATCCCAGCACGTAATGCGGCAGAACCTCTTTTACGGCAACGGCTATCTGCTCGAATTCGAATGCATCCCGCACCTCTTTGTTCTTGGCAAAGGAGCAGAAGCCGAAGGGAAGAAAAAAAGAGCAGCCGACGAAAGTGAGAGCCGCGGCCCACTTCAGGATCAGTCCCAAAAAGGCAGTAACGAAATTCCCGAAGGCGGCGAGGAAGAAGCCGCAGGAAAAAAGAAAGCTGGGCAGTGCCTCGTAAAGAATAAAGATATACAAGAGCTTTGCACCATCCCTCCATATGTCGCGGCGCTCCTCCCACGTGGGCAGGCCTATGCCCCCGATCATGAGGAGATTCGACGTCTTGGCAAGATAGCCCAGGGACAGGAAGTTGATGACCGGGATAAACAATACCAGGCCGCCCCACACCCACCGCATGATAAAGCGGGAGTTGAATGTCAATACGATGAAAGGTACGATGTCCACTACTTGCCCTTTGTTATGAAGTCGAGGAGCGGTTCCTGGGTGTAGCCTGTCATGCCGCCGTCCATTACCACCGTGGTCCCGTTCACGTATTGCGCCTGATCTGAAGCCAGGAACAACACAGCCGCGACAAACTCTTCAACCGAAGCCATCCTCCCGAGAGGGGTTCTGGCGGAGAGGTGGTCTACGAATGGCTGTTTGCGGATCAGCGCTTCATTCATGCCGCCCTTGATGAATCCCGGCGCCAGAGAACAGACAGTAACCCCCTTTTTTGACCACTCGTACGCCAGTGTGCTGGTCATTACATTCAATGCAGCCTTACTGATCGTGTAAGGCAGGAAACCCTTCTCTCCGAATAAGGATACCTGCGACGAAATAGTGACAATCCTTCCGGAGCCCTGCTCCATCATTTTCCTGCCGAAGATCTGGAGCGTATAAAATGCCCCTTTCACGTTGGTGTCAATTACTCTGTCAAAATCCTCTTTCTTGATCTTTTCTGCAGGTGCAAGAGGATTTACAATGCCGGCGTTGTGTATGAGTATATCAATTTTTCCCCACGTTTCGACAACTTTTTTAAGCGCACCTTCCATTTGTTCGTAGGCGCTTATATCCGCGGCCACTGCCAGCGCGGACCGGCCTTTCATCTCCTCCTCGAACCGGGCGATACTCTCTCCACTTCTCCCGTTAACTCCTACAGAGGCGCCTTCATCCAGGAAAGCTTTCGCAAGCTCTTTTCCCAGCCCCCGTGCTCCGCCCGTTATGAAAACGCTCTTTCCCTTGAACCTCATAAGGCACCCCCATAGAGTTTTTTTATTCTTGCATCGAAGAGCCTGATAAGCTCTTCAGTAGTTGTCACTTTGACGCCTGTCCCTTCCAGCCACACATCCGGACGCTCCATGCAAAGATAGATGAAGAGTTCGCCTTCCTTGCTCTTCAGCTGATCGTAGAGCATCTTGTAAACCCTGATGCGCTCACTCTTCAGGTAGCGATACTTACCATCCTCCCCCCGGATGAACTCCCCATGCAGGAGATTACGCCGTTGCTCCAGAAGAAAGATAGTGTACAGTCTCGGCATGAACCTGAGAAGCCCCATGCTGACCCAGAGCACCCGTTTCAGGTCTAGCGTACGGGCAATCTCATTGATCAGTTCTGCGTAATCCTGCTCAAAACCCGGATACATGATGATGGGATCGAAATGAAGACCCACGAAGACTCCCAGTTCCTGCGCCCGTTTCAAAACCTTGAGACGCCTGTGTACAGGGCTCGTCCTCCTTTCTTCCTGGGCGACGATGCTCGCAGGAGCAAGAGAAAAAGAGACGACTGTATAAGGATTGAGAATGTCTTCCACGGGCCGGATGGAGGCCCACTTTGATTTGAGCTCTAGCAGTGCCCTTTTTTTCCGGCCAAAAAATTCGATGAGCGGCCGGTGAAGCCCAAGCTCCCTCTCCAGGGCCAGGCTGTCGCCCAGCTCGCCCGTTCCGAATCGCGGCACAGAACCCTTGTGTGCGTCTATCATCTCATCAACCTGGGCCAGTATGTACGAGGTGTCGTCATGAACATTGATGGACGGTCCGTTCAGATAGGCCCTGAGTACGCAGTAGGAGCAGGAGAGCATGCAGCCCTCGACCAGGTCGATCGTCTTGTAGCCGCAGCAGATGTGATTCCTGGTTCCGGGGCAATTCCTTACCAGGTTCCCTCTAGTTTCTGTGCGTACCTTTGGTAAGTTCAAGTATGCTCCTGAGGCGGCCTGTCTCGATGAAGGTATCCAGGCTTTTGATTGCTTCTTTCACATGGGTTACGTTCCGCGCTTTTATGCCGATGTCCACCCAATCCTTTTCGAAGAAGGGGTCAACCTTCACAGAGACCTGAGGGGGGAGGCTTGCCGCCTGCAGTGTCTCTCTCAGTTGCTGCTCGAGGCCGGCAAGGGTCGGGTGAGTTCTTTTCTTGAGAAACAGTTTCATAGCATCCGCGTTGTCAAGAGAGGGGTACTCTTCGAACAGGATCTTCCCTTCTTTAAGTCTCACCAGGAGAAGGAGTTGGAAGATTTCTCTCAGTTGGCTTGAGGTCATGTGCATATCGCCAAGAAACGCGATCACACTCCTGCGTTCGGCGCTGCTGAATCCCAGGAGGAGCTCCACATGGGTCATGTTGGCTCTCTGCCTGACAAGGAATTCCTTTACGCCGTCATCACTACGGGCAACCTCCACGAGCTTTCCCAGAAGCTTCTCGTGGGGTTCGTAACCGAGGAGTTTCATCGTCGCGTAAATCTCATCAAGCAGGAAGCCAAACCGCAACATCTTTTCGAGTGCCAGCGCACCCTCGACAATGTTGAGGGGTCTTGCGATATTGTCGTTGATTGCGGTCAACAACGCGTCCTTTTCGTTCATGCTCATGATGATGCACGGCACCCTTGTCAGCCCGAGACGGCAAGACGCCTCGAGCCTCCTGAAGCCTGTGACGACACGATGCGGCTTCGTATCGAGGAGCAGAAGAGGCATTCGTATGCCGAATGTTTTAAGGGAATCGAAGAGCGACTGATTTTTGAGGGGAAAGGATACGCAGAATCTCTTGTCGGTCCGGTCGATGCTGACAATCTCTACGCTCTCCATTTTGTGCTGTTTTTCCCGCGGTTTCGTACCACGATAGCAAAAAGGAAGTTTAGAGTCAACAACGGGCAGTCCTCGTGCCGCCCACGTTGACAAGAACGCAAAGCCTCTGATAGAGTCTACCCGGCTGAAAGGCCATTCTACCAGCATGCATCTTGCCTTTTTCCTCAAGGGTCTTATCATAGGGGCGGCGGTTTCAGCGCCTTTAGGACCCATCGGGCTTCTTTGCATAAACCGTTCATTGACGGAAGGCAGATTGCGCGGGTTTGTCTGCGGTCTCGGCGCTGCCACGGCAGACATGGTTTTCTGCGTCATCGCAGGCTTCGGTTTCACGTTTGTTTCGAAATTTCTCGAGGAGCAGGCGCTGGGTATCAGTATTGTCGGCGCCTGCGGGCTTGTTTTCCTCGGGTTCAGGATCTTTCTTTCAAAGCCGGTGGAAAGGTCCTGCGCGGTGACAGGGCAGGATGTCGCCCATATCTACGTCTCTACCTTTCTTCTTACCCTCATCAACCCCGTGACCATTCTCTTTTTTGTGGCCCTGTTCACGAGTCTCGGTGTGACATTGAGCCGTCTCGATTATCCCTCCCTGATTCTGCTCATTGCGGGCGTGCTGGCAGGAGCGGTGCTCTGGTGGTTCCTTCTTACCGGATGCGTGAGCCTGCTTCACAGGAAATTGACCCCGGGGACGATCCGCTGGACAAATCGGATCTCGGGCACGATCGTGATGGTGCTGGGCCTGCTCGCCTTTCTCAGCGCAGTCCGTTAAGGACAGAGACAGGTGAGCCGTGAACCGCACCGGTTTAAATTCTAAATCCCGGGTACCCGCCTTGCGGGTGATCGAAATCCTGAACAAATTACAATGTTCAAAATGTCTAAACTTAGGAGCGGTCCGGTAGATGAAGTGTAGTGTTTTAGGACATTGGATATCAGGTGATTAGATATTGTTTAGAATTTCGTGCTTAGAATTTAGAATTTGGAAAAGGAACATACCGATTGATCCGTTCGACCCGCAGTCCGTAACAATTCTTTTCATGCTATAATAGACCCCTACTTCACTGCAACGGAAGGTGCGCTGATGCCATTTCCCGAATACCGACCAAGAAGACTGAGAAGAAACGAAAAGCTCCGGGGGTTGATCCAGGAGACTGAGATGACCCGGCAGCATCTTGTCTACCCGCTCTTCGTAAAAGAGATGGCAGACGAACGTATTCCCATTCCCTCAATGCCGGGCGTACATCAGTTTTCCATAGACGGCCTCCTGAAGGAGGTTGAACAGGTGAAGAGCCTTTCCCTTCCGGCAGTTCTCCTGTTCGGAGTGCCCGAGCACAAGGACGAAATCGGTAGCGCTGCTTTCGACGAACAGGGCATTGTACAGAAGGCTGTGAGGGAGATCAAAAAGAGGTTCGGTTCGGATATCCTTGTGATCACAGATCTCTGCCTCTGCGAATACACCAGCCACGGTCACTGCGGCATCATCAGGGATGGCGACGTGGACAACGATGAGACGTTGAAGATTCTTGCACGATCGGCCCTTGCGCAGGTCGAGGCCGGCGCTGATGTTGTTGCTCCCTCGGACATGATGGACGGAAGAGTAAGAGCCGTCCGGCAGCTCCTCGATGAAAAGGGGTTTTATCACATTCCCATCATGAGTTATGCGGCGAAGTACGCATCGGGTCTCTACAGTCCGTTCAGGGACGCTGCGGAATCGACACCGCAGTTCGGCGACCGGAGGAGCTACCAGATGGACCCGCCAAATCAAAGAGAGGCTCTGCGGGAAATAGCGCTGGATGTCGAAGAGGGAGCCGATATCATTATGGTGAAGCCGGCCCTCTTCTACCTTGACATACTTGCTTGTGCGCGTAAAGAGATCAACCGGCCCCTGGCTGCTTACTCGGTGAGTGGAGAGTACACGATGATAAAGACTGCCGCGTCTATGGGCTATCTGGACTACCAGAGGATCGTGACCGAATCGACCCTTGCCATACGGCGGGCAGGCGCTGATATCATCATCACTTACTTTGCGAAGGATCTGGCAGAATGGCTACCAAGATAGGGTCATGGGGCATCGGTCAGGGGTCATGAAAAGCAAGACATCCAATCCTGAGACAAAAGATGTGAAAGAAGAGCCTGCTCACAGCTCACGGCTCACAGCTCACGGTCCTGAAACTCAAGGCTCGGGCGGGCCGCCGCTCAGAATGGTTGCGTGGGAGCTGACCCGCAACTGCAACCTGAACTGTATCCACTGCCGCGCCCGTGCCAGCTGCGGCCCGTTTGAGGGAGAACTGACAACAGAGGAGTGCAAGAATGTGCTCGACAGCATTGCCTCGTTCGCGAGCCCGACGATTATCCTGACGGGTGGCGAGCCCTTGCTGAGAGAGGATATTTTTGAAATCATAGAGTACGGACGCCAGAAAGGGCTCAGGCTTGTGATCGCCGTGAATGGAACCTTGGTAGAGGAGCCGGTGGCCGAGCGGCTGCGGGATTCGGGTATCATGCGGGTCTCCATGAGCCTGGATGGTAACAACGCGGAAAGTCATGACAGCTTCAGGGGGGTGGCTGGTTCATTCGCATCGGTCATGCGCGCGGCGAAGATCCTTAACAGGGTGGGTCTGCCTTTTCAGATCAATACGACCGTAACACGCCTCAATGTCGATCATCTTTCGGAGATTTACGAGCTGGTCAAAAGCCTTGGCGCTGTGGCATGGCACGTGTTTCTGCTTGTCCCCGTGGGCAGGGGCGAGGGATTGAAAGGGGAAGAGCTCAACGCGAGGATGTATGAAGATGTGCTCCAGTGGCTCTATTCCATCGAGACAAGGAATGAACTGGAGATGAAGGTGACATGCGCGCCTCACTACTACAGGATCGTAAAGGAAAAAGGAGATACGCCGAAAAGCGCCGGCTGTCTGGCCGGCAAAAGCTTTCTTTTTATTTCCCATCAGGGCATCGCGCAACCTTGCGGTTATCTGGAGATGGCCTCCGGAGATGTGAGAAAGGAAGGGGTACAAAAAGTCTGGGAAGGCTCACCCGTATTCAATGCCATCCGGGATCTGCGTGGCTACAAGGGAAAATGCGGATCCTGCAAGTACCTCCGGATCTGCGGTGG harbors:
- the hemB gene encoding porphobilinogen synthase, whose product is MPFPEYRPRRLRRNEKLRGLIQETEMTRQHLVYPLFVKEMADERIPIPSMPGVHQFSIDGLLKEVEQVKSLSLPAVLLFGVPEHKDEIGSAAFDEQGIVQKAVREIKKRFGSDILVITDLCLCEYTSHGHCGIIRDGDVDNDETLKILARSALAQVEAGADVVAPSDMMDGRVRAVRQLLDEKGFYHIPIMSYAAKYASGLYSPFRDAAESTPQFGDRRSYQMDPPNQREALREIALDVEEGADIIMVKPALFYLDILACARKEINRPLAAYSVSGEYTMIKTAASMGYLDYQRIVTESTLAIRRAGADIIITYFAKDLAEWLPR
- a CDS encoding radical SAM protein; protein product: MKSKTSNPETKDVKEEPAHSSRLTAHGPETQGSGGPPLRMVAWELTRNCNLNCIHCRARASCGPFEGELTTEECKNVLDSIASFASPTIILTGGEPLLREDIFEIIEYGRQKGLRLVIAVNGTLVEEPVAERLRDSGIMRVSMSLDGNNAESHDSFRGVAGSFASVMRAAKILNRVGLPFQINTTVTRLNVDHLSEIYELVKSLGAVAWHVFLLVPVGRGEGLKGEELNARMYEDVLQWLYSIETRNELEMKVTCAPHYYRIVKEKGDTPKSAGCLAGKSFLFISHQGIAQPCGYLEMASGDVRKEGVQKVWEGSPVFNAIRDLRGYKGKCGSCKYLRICGGCRARALELKGDVLQEEPYCSYVPANA
- a CDS encoding ParB/RepB/Spo0J family partition protein, translating into MLVEWPFSRVDSIRGFAFLSTWAARGLPVVDSKLPFCYRGTKPREKQHKMESVEIVSIDRTDKRFCVSFPLKNQSLFDSLKTFGIRMPLLLLDTKPHRVVTGFRRLEASCRLGLTRVPCIIMSMNEKDALLTAINDNIARPLNIVEGALALEKMLRFGFLLDEIYATMKLLGYEPHEKLLGKLVEVARSDDGVKEFLVRQRANMTHVELLLGFSSAERRSVIAFLGDMHMTSSQLREIFQLLLLVRLKEGKILFEEYPSLDNADAMKLFLKKRTHPTLAGLEQQLRETLQAASLPPQVSVKVDPFFEKDWVDIGIKARNVTHVKEAIKSLDTFIETGRLRSILELTKGTHRN
- a CDS encoding radical SAM protein; protein product: MNLPKVRTETRGNLVRNCPGTRNHICCGYKTIDLVEGCMLSCSYCVLRAYLNGPSINVHDDTSYILAQVDEMIDAHKGSVPRFGTGELGDSLALERELGLHRPLIEFFGRKKRALLELKSKWASIRPVEDILNPYTVVSFSLAPASIVAQEERRTSPVHRRLKVLKRAQELGVFVGLHFDPIIMYPGFEQDYAELINEIARTLDLKRVLWVSMGLLRFMPRLYTIFLLEQRRNLLHGEFIRGEDGKYRYLKSERIRVYKMLYDQLKSKEGELFIYLCMERPDVWLEGTGVKVTTTEELIRLFDARIKKLYGGAL
- a CDS encoding NAD-dependent epimerase/dehydratase family protein, with translation MTRKDESVFVAGGTGMVGSAIIRRLVAEGYTSIVSNYHSRRAAPGLPTSVTFFPLDLTQQSETEQFFESARPRHIYLAAARVGGILANETYPAQFIYDNIMIATNVINAAYRSGAIKLLNLGSSCIYPKFALQPMKEEYLLTSVLEPTNEAYAIAKIAAIKLCRYYNEQYGTNFLSVMPTNLYGPHDNFNLETAHVLPALIRKFHLAKLLDAGDLEGLRADLKQRALGFGLDEMIKLDDDDSIVSALASVGVTREYVVLWGSGEPYREFLHVDD
- a CDS encoding SDR family NAD(P)-dependent oxidoreductase, with the translated sequence MRFKGKSVFITGGARGLGKELAKAFLDEGASVGVNGRSGESIARFEEEMKGRSALAVAADISAYEQMEGALKKVVETWGKIDILIHNAGIVNPLAPAEKIKKEDFDRVIDTNVKGAFYTLQIFGRKMMEQGSGRIVTISSQVSLFGEKGFLPYTISKAALNVMTSTLAYEWSKKGVTVCSLAPGFIKGGMNEALIRKQPFVDHLSARTPLGRMASVEEFVAAVLFLASDQAQYVNGTTVVMDGGMTGYTQEPLLDFITKGK
- a CDS encoding LysE family transporter, with the protein product MHLAFFLKGLIIGAAVSAPLGPIGLLCINRSLTEGRLRGFVCGLGAATADMVFCVIAGFGFTFVSKFLEEQALGISIVGACGLVFLGFRIFLSKPVERSCAVTGQDVAHIYVSTFLLTLINPVTILFFVALFTSLGVTLSRLDYPSLILLIAGVLAGAVLWWFLLTGCVSLLHRKLTPGTIRWTNRISGTIVMVLGLLAFLSAVR
- a CDS encoding DUF4013 domain-containing protein; its protein translation is MDIVPFIVLTFNSRFIMRWVWGGLVLFIPVINFLSLGYLAKTSNLLMIGGIGLPTWEERRDIWRDGAKLLYIFILYEALPSFLFSCGFFLAAFGNFVTAFLGLILKWAAALTFVGCSFFLPFGFCSFAKNKEVRDAFEFEQIAVAVKEVLPHYVLGFVITAACLYVTYKLHRIPFLIGFALSSVLTFYVCLVAAYYYTQLYRGTSVAAAKTGE